CCAGCTCGCCCGCGCCGAAAAATGGCTGCAGGAGCGCCCCAACGACCCGGAACTGCTGCTGGCCTGCGGGCGCCTGTCGCTGCGTACCGGCCAATGGGAGAAAGCGCTCGAGTATTTCGAGGCCAGCCAGCGCCAACGCCCGAGCGGCGAAGTGTGCGCCGAGCTTGCGCGCCTTTACGCAAGCCTTGGCGAGCATAACAAGAGCCAGCTCTACTACCGCCAAAGCGTGGAGATGATGGCCCAGTCGCTGCCCTCCCTGCCTCAACCTAGCGATGCAAACGACAGCGACGGCCCACAAAAGGGTGGAAAAAAACGCCGCTGACCTATTGCCTTGCGATTTTCACCTGATGAATGGGCGCCTTTGGGCGCCCTTCTCTTTTCTACGACTTTGGTCTAAATCGACGGCGTTCGATGTTTTTCGCGCCATATCATCTCAATACTTTACATAAATATTCGGATGTACAGCATTTGTCGCAAATATATTTAAACAAATCGAATGGTCTAGCGAATTTTAAGCGCTTTTTTTACTAATTTTTCGATACTAAGATAGCTGCATGGTTTGAGGCGCTCTCGCCCAACAAGCCCTAAAAAAACATTCAAATCGACTAATCAGGTACGCCACCATGAAAAAACTGACCGCCACCGCCGCTATCGCCCTTGCCCTCGTTTCCGGTTCTGCCTTCGCCGCAATTGACAGCGCCGATCAACCGAACAGCTCGAGCGTTTCACATATCGAGTCGCGCAACGCCTCCGTCGAGCAGGTCATCGCCAAGAACAGCGGCGTGGGCCTGCCGATCACCAGCGCCGACTCTCACATCGCCAACACCCACAACGCGATCTCGCTTGACCAGCTACACGCCCGCAACGGCGCAACCGGTGAGCAGACCATCAACGCCGATCTGGACGCCACTGGTACTGCCAGCGTCAAACAGAGCCACAACGCTGCGCTGACCAAGGATCTGCTGCAGGCGCGTAACGGTGCCACTGGCGAGCAGACCATCAATGCCGACACTCAGCGTACCCTGTAAGCACTGTTTTTAAAGACTGTTTTAAAGATTGCTTTCAGGTACAAAAAACCCCACCGATCGGTGGGGTTTTGCGTTGATCAGGGTGCCCCACGGGGCACCCTTTTTCATGGCTTACTTTTCATGACTTTGTTTTCATGACTTGGAAAAACCGGTCAGTCGTCGATGACCGGCGCGCTGGTCACGCGGTCTTCCGGCAGCTCGTCGCGCACCTCCGCTACGGCGCTGGCGCTCACCGCTCCCGCGTCGTTGCCCCAGGCCCCGCGCACGAACGTGGCAAGCTCGGCCACCTCGTCGTCGGACAGGCGCCAGGCGAAGTCCGGCATGGCCAGCGCTTCCGGGCGCTGCTCCGTGGAGGGCAGCCGGGCTCCGGCGAGGATCACCCGGATCATGCCGGTTGGGTCGTCGGCGTTGACCATCGAGCTTCCCGACAGGCTCGGGAACACCTGGGAGGCGCCGCGGCCGTTGGAGAAGTGGCAGGCGTTGCAGTTATCCAGATAGAGCCGCGCGCCCAGATCGTTTTCCACGTCCGCCCGCGTGAGCATGGCATCGGTTTCGTCGACCTGCGCGTCGGTGATCAGAGGGCGGTCGCCGTGACTTCCCAGTCCGTTCAGGTAGGCGGCGATCGCCTGCAAATCGCTCTCATTGAGGTGCGAGGTGCTGTGCGCCACCACCGACGTCATCTCGCCGGCCACGGCGCTTTCGTCGTTACGCCCGGTGGCGAGGTAATCGACGATGGCCTGATCGTCCCAGCGCTCGATGGCGCTGCCGCCGTCGCCGCTGCCGCGCAGGCTCGGCGCGTACCAGCCCTCCAGCACCTCGCCGGCAAGGAACGCGTCGTCGCTATCATCCAGCGCCTTCTCCTGGAAGAAGAGCCCGCGCTCGGTGTGGCAACTGCCGCAGTGGCCAAGCCCCTGAACCAGATAGGCGCCGCGGTTCTGCTCGTCGCTGCGCTCGGGGTCCGGTGAGAACGTCTCATCGTTGGTAAACAGCCAGTCCCAAAGCCCGATGCCCCAGCGCTGGTTGAACGGAAAGCTCAGGTCCGTGCGCTCAGGGGTATGCTCGACCGGCGCCACGCCTTCCATGAAGTAGGCGTAGAGCGCGTCGATATCCTCATCGGTGATCAGCGAATAGGAGGGGTACGGCATGGCCGGATAAAGGTGCTTGCCATCGGCGCGCTCGCCCTGCCTGAGGGCGGCGGCGAACTCGTCGCGGCTATAGTTGCCGATGCCGGTTTCCGGGTCTGGGGTGATGTTGGTCGAGTAAATGGCGCCAAAGGGGCTCTCCACGCCCAAACCGCCGGCGAAGGGCTCACCGCCGGGGGCGGTATGACACGCCACGCAGTCGCCGGCGCGCGCCAGATATTCGCCGCGGCTGATCACGTCGTCATCGAACGCGAGGCTTGCGGTGGTGACGCTCAAAAGGCCAACGCCGACCAGCCCCTGGCGCCATTTTACGGTGTGCTTCATGGTCGCTCTCCTTAGGCTTGAACCAGCGGGCCGGGGTTGGGCAGGTACTGCTCGCGGATTGCCTTCGCCGACCAGTAGGTCAGTGCACCGACCAGCCCCGTCGGGTTGTACTGCAGGTTCTGCGGAAAGGCGCTGGCGCCCATCACGAACACGTTGTGTACGTCCCAGCTCTGCAGGTAGCGGTTGAGCGCGCTGGATGAGGGATCGGTGCCCATGATCGCTCCGCCCACGTTGTGCGTGGTCTGGTAGGGGCGAACGTCGTAGCGCGTATCGAAGTCCTTGAAGGAGAGCCGATAGTCGTCCGGGCCCAGCGCCTTTGAAAGCGTATCGATCTTCTGTTTCATGAACTGGGTCATGCGCACATCGTTGGCCTTCCAGTCGAAGGTCATGCGCATCAACGGCCGGCCGTGATCGTCGGTATAGTTGGGGTCGAGATCCAGGTAGCAGTCGCGGTAGGCCATGTTGCTGCCGTGGGAGCCAATCGACATGACGTGGCCGTAGGTCTCCTGCACCGCCTGCTTCCACCCTTCGCCCCAGCTTGGCGCGCCGGCACGCAGCGGCATGTTGCGAATCGGCTGGCCGTTAGTCATCGCGGCGTTGATGTAGGAGCCGCCGATGAAGCCTTCCTGAGCGAAGTCGATCTGCTCGACGCCGAAGTCGTTGATCACCTCGCCGTTGCCACCGGCACCGATGAAGGGGTTGAACTCCTTGTCGCGGAAATAGAGCGAAGAGCCGCCGTTCATCTGATAGGCGTAGTTCTTGCCGACTACGCCGTCGCCGGTTTCCGGGTTGTAGGGCGTGCCGATACCGGACACCAGCATCAGGTGCACGTTGTGCAGCGAGTACGCGCCCAGTATCACCAGATCCGCCGGCTGGAAGACCTCGTTGCCTTCCGGGTCGAT
The window above is part of the Halomonas sp. GD1P12 genome. Proteins encoded here:
- a CDS encoding cytochrome c codes for the protein MKHTVKWRQGLVGVGLLSVTTASLAFDDDVISRGEYLARAGDCVACHTAPGGEPFAGGLGVESPFGAIYSTNITPDPETGIGNYSRDEFAAALRQGERADGKHLYPAMPYPSYSLITDEDIDALYAYFMEGVAPVEHTPERTDLSFPFNQRWGIGLWDWLFTNDETFSPDPERSDEQNRGAYLVQGLGHCGSCHTERGLFFQEKALDDSDDAFLAGEVLEGWYAPSLRGSGDGGSAIERWDDQAIVDYLATGRNDESAVAGEMTSVVAHSTSHLNESDLQAIAAYLNGLGSHGDRPLITDAQVDETDAMLTRADVENDLGARLYLDNCNACHFSNGRGASQVFPSLSGSSMVNADDPTGMIRVILAGARLPSTEQRPEALAMPDFAWRLSDDEVAELATFVRGAWGNDAGAVSASAVAEVRDELPEDRVTSAPVIDD
- a CDS encoding GMC family oxidoreductase translates to MARTESPVDVVLVGFGWTSAIMGMELTDAGLNVLALERGEDRDTVPDFAYPKMADELTYGVRYKLMQRPAKSTLTVRHNVGDMAVPYRQLGSFLPGDGVGGAGTHWNGHTWRPQPQELRLKSYVEENFGADIIPDEMTIQDYGVSYDELEPFFDFFEKVAGISGKAGNLNGEIQAGGNPFEGWRSDEYPMPPLARTYNDTLFADVARSEGYHPFPLPAANASVAYTNPYGMQLGPCNFCGFCERYGCLNYSKSSPQTCILGALKRRENFSYRTQSEVLRVELDSNKERATGVTYIDPEGNEVFQPADLVILGAYSLHNVHLMLVSGIGTPYNPETGDGVVGKNYAYQMNGGSSLYFRDKEFNPFIGAGGNGEVINDFGVEQIDFAQEGFIGGSYINAAMTNGQPIRNMPLRAGAPSWGEGWKQAVQETYGHVMSIGSHGSNMAYRDCYLDLDPNYTDDHGRPLMRMTFDWKANDVRMTQFMKQKIDTLSKALGPDDYRLSFKDFDTRYDVRPYQTTHNVGGAIMGTDPSSSALNRYLQSWDVHNVFVMGASAFPQNLQYNPTGLVGALTYWSAKAIREQYLPNPGPLVQA